The proteins below come from a single Zhouia spongiae genomic window:
- a CDS encoding NAD(P) transhydrogenase subunit alpha: MNQFFITDIDGIYVVIFSLFIGIEVIKNVPAIIHTPLMSGANAISGIILLGAIIQLMRVNPDDYMQILAAALAIVLATINITGGFFVTHRMLTMFTTAKNK; the protein is encoded by the coding sequence ATGAACCAGTTCTTTATTACCGATATAGATGGAATCTATGTCGTGATTTTCAGTTTATTTATAGGAATAGAAGTCATAAAGAATGTACCGGCCATTATACATACACCTTTAATGTCTGGTGCGAATGCCATAAGTGGTATTATTCTTTTAGGCGCTATTATTCAGCTAATGAGAGTAAATCCCGATGATTATATGCAGATCCTAGCAGCAGCATTGGCGATAGTTCTCGCTACAATTAACATCACAGGAGGCTTTTTCGTTACCCATAGAATGTTAACTATGTTTACAACCGCAAAAAACAAATAA
- a CDS encoding NAD(P) transhydrogenase subunit alpha codes for MKKIGVLKEPSSLVVTCPYHIKPVKEQFTFYIEKGAGIESGYGDNLYTQEGAVICNTAKEVVEASDIILGYENINLSEFDDLDKKKFILGYDFLYNSQALSPFVEKKAELYSLHLLPRTTLAQSMDILSSTASILGYAAVLKAATACSVSIPMISGAGGTLKPARILVIGAGVAGLQAIATAKRLGAIVNAFDVRESSRTEVESLGASFVEIKGAVDSKNAGGYAVEQKEDYLQKVEQVLHEKALEVDIVICTAKLFGRKAPVLLKKQTVKQMKPGAVIVDLAAEMGGNCELVRKSETYKTDQNVTIIGDTNLLSAHASSVSFLLSNNFLSFLKYFNEYNQEEENLIINATQLVQDGQIVNQKIVTNTQN; via the coding sequence ATGAAAAAAATAGGAGTTTTAAAAGAACCGTCATCTTTGGTGGTTACTTGTCCGTACCATATAAAACCTGTAAAGGAACAATTTACATTTTATATTGAAAAAGGTGCTGGTATAGAATCAGGCTATGGCGACAACCTTTATACTCAAGAAGGAGCTGTAATATGCAATACGGCTAAAGAAGTAGTTGAGGCTTCAGATATTATTCTGGGTTATGAAAATATTAATCTGAGCGAATTTGATGATCTTGACAAAAAGAAGTTTATTTTAGGATATGACTTTCTGTATAACTCACAGGCTTTATCCCCTTTTGTAGAAAAGAAAGCAGAACTGTACAGTTTGCATTTATTGCCCAGAACTACACTTGCCCAATCTATGGACATCTTGTCTTCAACGGCTTCCATATTAGGGTATGCGGCGGTCTTAAAAGCAGCCACCGCCTGTTCTGTTTCAATTCCAATGATATCAGGTGCAGGAGGAACATTAAAACCTGCCAGAATACTGGTTATTGGAGCCGGAGTAGCAGGGTTGCAAGCTATCGCTACGGCAAAAAGACTTGGAGCCATAGTAAATGCCTTTGATGTACGTGAGTCTTCCAGAACTGAAGTGGAAAGTCTTGGAGCCTCCTTTGTAGAAATAAAGGGAGCAGTAGACAGTAAAAATGCTGGAGGCTATGCCGTCGAACAAAAAGAAGATTATCTTCAAAAAGTAGAGCAGGTGCTACATGAAAAAGCATTAGAGGTAGATATTGTCATTTGCACCGCTAAATTATTTGGCCGGAAAGCCCCTGTTCTTCTTAAAAAGCAAACAGTAAAGCAGATGAAACCCGGAGCTGTTATTGTCGATTTAGCTGCAGAAATGGGAGGTAATTGCGAACTGGTAAGAAAAAGCGAAACGTACAAAACGGATCAAAATGTTACCATTATTGGTGATACCAATTTGCTTTCTGCTCATGCAAGCTCAGTATCTTTTCTTTTGTCAAATAACTTCCTCTCATTCCTCAAGTATTTTAATGAATATAACCAGGAGGAAGAGAATCTAATCATTAACGCTACCCAATTAGTCCAGGACGGGCAAATAGTTAACCAAAAAATAGTAACCAATACTCAAAACTAA